The Dendropsophus ebraccatus isolate aDenEbr1 chromosome 10, aDenEbr1.pat, whole genome shotgun sequence genome has a segment encoding these proteins:
- the LOC138766618 gene encoding ADP-ribosylation factor-like protein 6-interacting protein 4 produces the protein MSSQSSAGKRRSKARHRVCKECEQPLPDDCEGDVCNVCSIQHAPRRKRSRSNTSVPCHQEQPNTEAADDNNEPSPQAEASTFLTEARSFFSWMKNHMQSTSAAPQKRKKSSKRRESSSSSSSSSSASSADSEDTASSDSEDIVAEDYYLFKKEHADKLIKAVKEIIEVRKDKTSSQDKESLYYFPRKKSRVLSGHQVLKQIMEKEWKRPDKRVELGSRFKSVYRLDPAESELWAKPSQVDTAVVKLSKATLFPAEDSSILKDAMDRMMSC, from the coding sequence ATGTCAAGTCAGTCATCCGCAGGGAAGAGGCGAAGCAAAGCCAGGCATAGAGTCTGCAAGGAGTGTGAACAACCTCTGCCAGACGACTGTGAGGGAGATGTGTGCAATGTCTGCAGTATCCAACATGCTCCTAGAAGGAAGCGGAGCAGATCTAATACCAGTGTGCCCTGCCACCAGGAGCAGCCAAACACTGAGGCAGCTGATGATAATAATGAACCCTCCCCTCAGGCTGAGGCTTCTACCTTCCTTACTGAGGCCAGATCATTTTTTTCCTGGATGAAAAATCACATGCAATCCACCTCTGCTGCACCTCAGAAAAGAAAGAAGTCTTCTAAAAGGAGagaatcatcctcctcctcttcttcttcctcatctGCCTCTTCAGCTGATTCTGAAGACACAGCCTCCTCTGACTCTGAGGACATAGTAGCGGAAGACTACTACCTCTTTAAGAAGGAGCATGCAGACAAGCTGATCAAAGCTGTCAAAGAAATCATTGAGGTGAGGAAGGATAAGACTTCATCACAGGACAAGGAAAGCTTATACTACTTTCCCCGCAAGAAGTCCAGGGTGCTGTCAGGTCACCAAGTTCTCAAACAGATCATGGAGAAAGAGTGGAAAAGACCTGACAAGAGAGTGGAGTTGGGATCCAGATTCAAGTCTGTCTACCGTCTGGACCCTGCAGAGTCTGAACTCTGGGCTAAGCCAAGCCAAGTGGATACAGCTGTAGTAAAGTTGTCAAAAGCCACTTTGTTTCCAGCGGAGGACTCATCCATATTGAAAGATGCAATGGACAGAATGATGTCCTGCTGA